TCTGAAAACTACTAATCTCGCTATGACTCCCAATCCAATATAGGCCATCGTTACGAACAAAGCGCAAGCCTCGGCTTGCTAAGACTGTAGATAGGGCGGTTTGCCAAGGAACAGCCTCTAGCTGCAAGCTAATATTGCCTTGAATGCTGGGGCTTAAAACAAAATGGGTATGCCCAAGACGTGCCAAGATATGTAATAAATCAACCAGTAGCATTTCATTGACGGTGATGCTAATTGGGGTCGGGAGTAGCTCTTTGATTTCAGCGGTTTGCCGGTGAGTATTGTTAGCCAAGCAGGCGGCACTGATTAAAAGTAATAAGCAGCCGAGAAAATGAGTTAGCCAGGAGCCTCTCATTGAATCCTTAAAACAATACGTTTTTCATTGGGGCCGACCAAAATCGCTTCTGCTGAATTAAATTCAGCGAGTCGCCATGATCCGTTAGTGATTTGATTTTTACTAAGCATGAGTGCTTGTTGCCCATCATGAAGTAATGCATAAGCCCCGTTTTTGTTTTGTCCTACGCCAAGATGCCGCCACTTTTTTAATTCAGCTTCGGTTGGGTCTGGTTTTGATGGAGCAGAAATGTGTGCTGATCTAGCCAAACTTTGATATTTAGATTGCATCTCGACAAGTTGAATAAAAACAGATTCAAACTGCTCTTCGAGTCGCTCATCAAGCTCATGGAGCTCATCTTGGATTTGCCCCAATTGCTTCTGAATGGCGGCCAAGTCGCTAGTGCGATTTTCACCCGAGTCAAGCCCTTGTATTTGGAGGGCGATATAGGTAAGACCGCCCGCCAAGACCAGCAAAATAATAAATATCATCAAGATCGGAGTTGGGGCTGCTTGATTGGCCCATTTTTCTTTCAGCGGATTTGATTCCATCCAGTTCCTATATAAGTTGGTATACCAAGGAGCGGTATTGGCAGTTCGGAGGTGATTGGGGCCTATTTCATCAGTCAAGATGGCAGGATCATTACCAAGACTTTGCAAAACTTGATTGAAATCATCGCGGGTAATATTTCGATAGGCCATCAGTGATTGTTGCGCCTAAGTTTGGCCTTGCCTATTGGATTAAGCTGATTTATTTGTAAGTCAGACTGAGATTTGCGGTAGGACCATATAATTTCACAATGGCAAATTTACCAAGTAAAAAACCACCCCTTCAGAGCGGGTCGAGCTTGAATTCTCCCAAAAGGCCGAGTTCGAGCCCTTTAATAAAAGCCCTACTCATCTTGGTAGTCATTTTGGGGATGCTTTTTACGATGCTGGTGGCGTATGCATTCATTATTGCCAAGCCAAACTTACCCGCTATTTCTGCATTACTTGATTACAACCCCAAAGTGCCCCTGAGAATTTATACGGCGGACAAAGTTTTAATTGGAGAATTTGGTGAAGAGCGACGCAATGTCGTACCCCTAAATCAGATACCGATACACCTAAGGTATGCAGTTATTGCGATTGAGGACGATCGTTTTTATAGTCATGGAGGCGTTGATTATTGGGGCGTTCTTCGCGCAAGCCTTGCTAACTTACGTGGTCGTCTATCACAAGGCGCATCGACAATTACGATGCAAGTGGCACGCAATTTTTTCTTAAGCAATGAGAAAACATTTAGTCGCAAGCTCTATGAGGTGTTGCTTGCCTGGGAAATTGAATCCCAGTTGACTAAAGATAAGATTCTAGAAATTTATATGAATCAGATTTATTTGGGTCAGCGCGCTTATGGATTTGCAAGCGCCTCACAAATTTACTTTGGAAAAGAACTAAGAGAAATCACTATTGCTGAGGCAGCGATGTTGGCTGGTTTGCCAAAAGCACCCTCCGCCTATAACCCAGTGTCTAACTTCAAGCGCGCCAAGATCCGTCAAGAATATATTTTGCAACGGATGCGAGATTTATCCTATATCACGCCAGCAGATTACAACAAGGCGATTGCAGAAACAATTCGGGTGCGTGGTTTAGGAAATGAGTTCGATACGCGTGCTGATTTTGTTGCAGAGATGGCTAGGCAACTTTTGTATTCTGAGTATGGGGATATTATTTACTCTCAAGGTATCAGCGTTTACACCACTGTCTTAAAAGCTGACCAAGATGCAGCTTATAGTGCGCTTCGAAAAGGAATATTTGACTATGACTTGCGCCATTCCTATCGCGGCCCGGAGGGATTTATTGAGCTGCCTGCTGATATCGTAAAGCGCCAGCGAGCAATTGATACCGCATTACTTGATTACCCTGCACTGGATGAATTGCAATCTGGTGTTGTTCTTGAGTCCAGCCCTAAAGAACTCAAAGTCATGATTGCAACAGGGGAGCAAATTAACCTATCTGGTGATGCGCTTAAGTTGGCACGCGCCTCTCTCTCCGAGACCGCGCAACCCAAGCAGCGCATAAGACCCGGGGCAATTGTTCGGTTATTAAGAGATGAGGGGATGTGGAAAATTGCGCAACTTCCCCAAGTCGAGGCTGCATTTGTCGCGATGGATCCAAGCGATGGAGCGATTTTAGCTTTGGTAGGAGGCTTTGACTTTAGGCGTAATAAATTTAATCGAGTTACACAGGCCCTTCGACAGCCGGGCTCTGCATTTAAGCCCTTTATTTACGCGGCCGCAATCGAGAAGGGATTTAGTCCCAGTACCCTCGTCAATGACGCACCCATATCCATTGGAGGTTCAGAAACTGGTAGTCAAGCATGGGAGCCTAAAAACTACGATGGTAAGTACGATGGGATGATGCGCTTGCGTGCCGCGTTAGCAAAGTCAAAAAATTTAGTTTCTGTGCGCATTATTCGTAGGATTGGGCCTTCTTATGCCCAAGAATTTATTCAACGTTTTGGATTTGAGCCAGAGAAACATCCGCCATACTTAACGATGGCATTAGGTGCTGGTTCTACCACCCCATTACAAATGGTTAATGCATACAGTGTATTTGCGAATGGTGGGTACTTTGTGAACCCATATTTAATTGATAGGATTACAGACTCAAAGGGTCAAATCTTATTTCAGGCGGATCCTGTCAAGGTTGGAAAAAATGCAAATCGAGTTTTAGATGCGCGTACCACTTTTGTAGTCGATAGTTTGTTGCAAGAGGTTACCAAGACCGGAACCGCAGCAAGTGCTCGCCCTCGCTTAGGTCGAAATGACATTGCCGGTAAGACCGGAACCACAAACGACTCCAACGATGTCTGGTTTGCAGGTTATAACCCACGCGTTGCCGCTGTGGCATGGATTGGTTTTGATAAGCCCAAGAGTCTGGGAGACCGAGAAACCGGGGGCGGCCTTGCATTACCAATATGGATTAACTTTATGTCGATTGCCCTTCGAGGGGTTCCAGAACTCCCGCGTACGCCACCCCCGGGCGTCGTTGAATTAGATGGTGACTGGGCGATACCCGATTTCGCACCCTCAGGCGGCATTCGCCAATTGAACTAATTAGACTATGGCTCGCAAAGCACGCTTTGTGATTCCAGGCCACGCTATGCATGTTTTAGTGCATGGCCATAATCAGCAAACTATTTTTGTAAATGAACTTGATTGCAAACACTATTTAGATTGGCTGCGTCAGGCTGCAAAAGATTTTGGATGCGCCGTTCATGCGTTTGCACTGATGCCTAATCACGCACATCTTTTATTGACCCCATATAAAGAAGAGTCGTTGGCCAGAACAATGCAATCACTCGGACGTCGCTATGCACAGTACTTCAATCAAAGTCGTGCTTACTCGGGAACAATGTGGGCTGGACGGTTTTGTTCTTCCTTAATTGATCCTGCTTATGTCTTACGTTGCCAA
This genomic interval from Polynucleobacter sp. UK-FUSCHL-C3 contains the following:
- a CDS encoding penicillin-binding protein 1A, which codes for MANLPSKKPPLQSGSSLNSPKRPSSSPLIKALLILVVILGMLFTMLVAYAFIIAKPNLPAISALLDYNPKVPLRIYTADKVLIGEFGEERRNVVPLNQIPIHLRYAVIAIEDDRFYSHGGVDYWGVLRASLANLRGRLSQGASTITMQVARNFFLSNEKTFSRKLYEVLLAWEIESQLTKDKILEIYMNQIYLGQRAYGFASASQIYFGKELREITIAEAAMLAGLPKAPSAYNPVSNFKRAKIRQEYILQRMRDLSYITPADYNKAIAETIRVRGLGNEFDTRADFVAEMARQLLYSEYGDIIYSQGISVYTTVLKADQDAAYSALRKGIFDYDLRHSYRGPEGFIELPADIVKRQRAIDTALLDYPALDELQSGVVLESSPKELKVMIATGEQINLSGDALKLARASLSETAQPKQRIRPGAIVRLLRDEGMWKIAQLPQVEAAFVAMDPSDGAILALVGGFDFRRNKFNRVTQALRQPGSAFKPFIYAAAIEKGFSPSTLVNDAPISIGGSETGSQAWEPKNYDGKYDGMMRLRAALAKSKNLVSVRIIRRIGPSYAQEFIQRFGFEPEKHPPYLTMALGAGSTTPLQMVNAYSVFANGGYFVNPYLIDRITDSKGQILFQADPVKVGKNANRVLDARTTFVVDSLLQEVTKTGTAASARPRLGRNDIAGKTGTTNDSNDVWFAGYNPRVAAVAWIGFDKPKSLGDRETGGGLALPIWINFMSIALRGVPELPRTPPPGVVELDGDWAIPDFAPSGGIRQLN
- a CDS encoding transposase; protein product: MARKARFVIPGHAMHVLVHGHNQQTIFVNELDCKHYLDWLRQAAKDFGCAVHAFALMPNHAHLLLTPYKEESLARTMQSLGRRYAQYFNQSRAYSGTMWAGRFCSSLIDPAYVLRCQRYIELNPVRSGLEIRPEDSKNTSFATHIGGKGETWLTDHPTFWGLGNTPFERQLAWASFVREGAPNHEDQTITAHILRSKPWLSPEFRAKNQKLGLDDWLIKPRGRPKKT